In Desulfobulbus oralis, one DNA window encodes the following:
- a CDS encoding sigma-54 interaction domain-containing protein, which translates to MSQDEENTMDAVQDEREDRRLQIRLDKLLNRLPGLVYRCKIEENFALTLEYASAGSESLLGIPAEEMVAKRWNTIERMTLPADLQRMRPLLYDKVVAHEPYEVMYRLLLPSGRLKWVWDQGEAVYDDGGLPLYLEGLMMDVSEQKFQELALQEENRQLKMDLERTDGLGDIVGKSEGMRRVYNLILKAAEMDANVIIYGETGCGKDLVARAIHNYSGRKGAYVPVNCGAIPENLLESEFFGYARGAFTGATAPKDGFFAAADHGTLFLDEIGELPLRQQVKFLRVLETKSYRPLGSNTTRKSSFRLIAATNRDLAMLVRENKARADFYYRINVLTIDIPALRERKEDIPLLVDAWRSRNGIDLRLSRTTRLAMAHYDWPGNVRELQNFLDRYAAFGESVVDSLGRMEDFLLPVSETLTLEEATRQFEGTMILKALERCRWHRGKAAEALGLNLRTLQRRIKTLGLNPKQTV; encoded by the coding sequence ATGAGCCAAGACGAGGAGAACACCATGGATGCTGTTCAGGACGAACGGGAAGACAGGCGGCTTCAAATCAGACTGGACAAGCTGCTCAACCGGCTGCCTGGTTTGGTGTATCGTTGTAAAATCGAGGAGAATTTTGCACTGACCCTGGAGTATGCCAGCGCGGGCAGCGAAAGCCTCTTGGGCATTCCGGCCGAGGAAATGGTGGCCAAGCGCTGGAACACCATCGAACGCATGACCCTGCCAGCCGATTTGCAGCGTATGCGGCCCCTGTTGTACGACAAAGTTGTCGCGCATGAACCCTATGAGGTCATGTACCGGCTGCTGCTGCCCAGCGGGCGGCTTAAATGGGTTTGGGATCAGGGCGAGGCGGTCTATGACGACGGCGGCTTGCCCCTGTACCTGGAGGGGCTGATGATGGACGTGAGCGAACAGAAATTCCAGGAGCTGGCCCTGCAGGAGGAGAACCGCCAGCTCAAGATGGATCTGGAGCGCACAGACGGTCTGGGTGATATCGTGGGCAAAAGCGAGGGCATGCGCCGGGTCTATAACCTGATTCTCAAGGCGGCTGAAATGGACGCCAACGTGATCATCTATGGGGAAACGGGCTGCGGCAAGGACCTCGTGGCTCGTGCCATCCACAACTACAGCGGCCGCAAGGGCGCCTACGTGCCGGTCAACTGTGGGGCCATTCCCGAGAATCTGCTGGAGAGCGAGTTTTTCGGCTATGCCCGAGGCGCCTTTACCGGCGCCACCGCTCCAAAGGATGGCTTTTTCGCTGCCGCTGACCACGGCACCCTTTTCCTGGACGAGATCGGCGAGCTGCCCCTGCGCCAGCAGGTCAAATTCCTGAGAGTTTTAGAAACCAAGAGCTACCGGCCCCTGGGCAGCAATACGACCAGGAAGTCCTCCTTCCGCCTGATTGCAGCCACCAACAGGGATCTCGCGATGCTTGTCAGGGAGAACAAGGCCCGGGCTGACTTCTACTACCGCATCAATGTCCTGACCATCGACATCCCGGCACTGCGCGAGCGCAAGGAAGACATTCCCCTGCTCGTGGATGCCTGGCGCAGCCGCAACGGCATTGATCTCAGGCTGAGCAGAACCACGCGTCTGGCCATGGCGCATTACGACTGGCCCGGCAATGTCCGTGAACTGCAGAACTTTCTGGACCGCTATGCCGCTTTCGGCGAATCTGTAGTCGACAGCCTCGGCAGGATGGAAGATTTTCTTCTGCCTGTTTCCGAAACACTGACTCTGGAAGAAGCCACCCGCCAGTTCGAAGGGACGATGATCCTCAAAGCCCTGGAAAGGTGCCGCTGGCACCGAGGCAAAGCGGCTGAGGCACTGGGGCTCAATCTGCGCACCCTGCAGCGCAGGATCAAGACACTGGGGCTGAACCCGAAACAAACAGTCTGA
- a CDS encoding OsmC family protein has product MSQELSVSLERHGAIIDLDMAGAALGRVHIDNGALPEEERAGTAKKLLGASVLYCYTAALDKALDARGARYERIGARATVRTGADDKGRGRIMGITLDVTVHMDAEYEDVFERVSKVMRNGCLVSASLDAAFPVTYNLKLECPDD; this is encoded by the coding sequence ATGTCGCAGGAACTTTCCGTCTCTCTGGAACGCCACGGGGCGATCATTGATCTGGATATGGCAGGCGCGGCGCTGGGCCGTGTACATATTGACAACGGGGCCCTGCCCGAAGAGGAACGTGCCGGGACCGCCAAAAAACTGCTGGGCGCATCGGTGCTCTACTGCTACACGGCCGCCTTGGACAAGGCGCTCGACGCCCGCGGCGCCAGATACGAAAGAATCGGGGCCCGCGCCACTGTCAGGACTGGAGCCGACGACAAGGGCCGGGGCCGTATCATGGGGATCACACTGGATGTCACCGTACATATGGATGCGGAATACGAGGATGTCTTCGAGCGCGTCAGCAAAGTCATGCGGAATGGCTGCCTGGTGTCAGCCTCGCTGGATGCGGCCTTCCCGGTAACCTATAACCTCAAACTGGAATGTCCGGATGACTAG
- the lpdA gene encoding dihydrolipoyl dehydrogenase, whose protein sequence is MRITIIGGGPGGYTAAFAAAQKGCKVTLVENQALGGTCLNRGCIPTKTLRASADALMLARRLAEYGVTGCVRPAIDLEAVRRRKEQVRELLHGGLEKACARFRITRLQGTAQVMDAKQVLVHGADGDHRAAGEAVIIATGSRGLELPGLTFDHKFVLSSDEALKLERIPARLLIVGGGVVGCELASVYRAFGSEVCIVEGQDRLLPLPSVDGEISALLAREMRKQKIRQMTGKTLKDVRIGQGHVQATATLSPFAVDPSPDAVKDEPLEADMVLVTVGRQPATEGLGLAAAGIGVDRRGWITVNDRLETSVPGIYAIGDVLGPAHIMLAHVAAAEGLCVVDNLTGSSRPMRYDVVPSAVFTAPEIGEVGLAESQARAAYPHVVCGTFQTRELGKAQAMGELPGFFKLVADADSGRLLGAHCAGAHASDIIAEAALALRMEATVQDVADTIHAHPTLAEGFYEAARITLAALTDNAKSQGDCNEGARRTESAH, encoded by the coding sequence ATGCGGATCACCATCATCGGCGGCGGCCCGGGGGGATATACTGCGGCCTTTGCCGCAGCGCAGAAGGGTTGCAAGGTCACACTCGTTGAGAATCAGGCGCTGGGCGGAACCTGCCTCAACCGGGGCTGTATTCCCACCAAGACCCTGCGGGCCAGCGCCGATGCTCTGATGCTGGCCCGCAGACTGGCCGAATACGGCGTGACAGGCTGTGTGAGGCCGGCCATTGATCTGGAGGCCGTGCGCAGGCGCAAGGAGCAAGTGCGCGAACTATTGCACGGCGGACTGGAAAAGGCCTGTGCCCGCTTCAGGATCACGCGGCTCCAAGGCACGGCACAGGTCATGGACGCGAAGCAGGTGCTCGTGCACGGCGCTGATGGGGACCACAGGGCGGCAGGCGAGGCCGTTATCATTGCCACCGGTTCTCGCGGGCTGGAACTGCCGGGCCTGACCTTTGACCACAAGTTCGTGCTCAGCAGCGACGAGGCTCTGAAACTGGAGCGCATCCCCGCCCGTCTGCTCATCGTGGGAGGAGGCGTGGTGGGCTGCGAACTGGCCTCAGTATATCGCGCCTTCGGCAGCGAGGTATGCATCGTGGAAGGCCAGGACCGTCTCCTACCCCTGCCTTCGGTGGATGGGGAAATCAGCGCACTGCTCGCGCGCGAGATGCGCAAGCAGAAGATCAGGCAGATGACCGGGAAAACACTGAAGGACGTGCGCATCGGCCAAGGTCACGTGCAGGCGACGGCAACGCTCTCGCCTTTTGCTGTCGATCCTTCGCCCGATGCCGTAAAGGACGAGCCTCTTGAAGCCGATATGGTGCTGGTCACAGTCGGCCGCCAGCCGGCAACAGAGGGACTGGGCCTGGCTGCGGCCGGTATTGGAGTGGACAGGCGCGGCTGGATTACGGTGAACGACCGGCTGGAAACCTCTGTGCCTGGCATCTATGCGATTGGCGACGTCTTGGGGCCGGCGCACATCATGCTGGCTCATGTGGCGGCCGCGGAGGGGCTCTGCGTGGTGGACAACCTGACCGGAAGCAGCCGGCCCATGCGCTACGATGTCGTTCCGTCGGCGGTTTTCACTGCGCCTGAGATCGGAGAAGTGGGGCTTGCCGAAAGTCAGGCCCGGGCCGCATATCCGCATGTGGTCTGTGGAACCTTCCAGACCAGAGAACTGGGCAAAGCCCAGGCCATGGGCGAATTGCCCGGATTTTTCAAGCTGGTGGCCGATGCCGACAGCGGCCGCCTGCTCGGCGCACACTGCGCCGGCGCCCATGCCTCGGACATAATCGCCGAGGCAGCGCTTGCCCTGCGCATGGAGGCGACAGTCCAGGACGTGGCGGACACCATTCATGCACACCCCACGCTGGCAGAGGGGTTTTACGAAGCGGCACGCATCACGCTGGCCGCGCTGACTGACAACGCAAAGAGCCAAGGAGACTGCAATGAAGGCGCTCGACGAACTGAATCTGCCCACTGA
- the gcvH gene encoding glycine cleavage system protein GcvH translates to MNLPTELRYTREHVWIRPDGDVWLVGISDYAQDQLGEVAFVDLTAVDRHLAAGEEFGSVESVKSVNALYMPVAGTVLEKNPALEDNPTLVNVSCYGEGWLIRIKADDMAHLGALFDAEAYREQLR, encoded by the coding sequence CTGAATCTGCCCACTGAACTGCGCTATACCAGGGAGCATGTCTGGATTCGTCCCGATGGGGATGTCTGGCTGGTCGGCATCAGTGACTATGCCCAGGACCAACTTGGCGAGGTGGCCTTTGTGGATCTGACGGCCGTGGACAGACATTTGGCCGCCGGCGAGGAATTCGGCAGCGTGGAGTCCGTAAAGTCGGTCAACGCCCTGTACATGCCAGTGGCCGGGACGGTGCTTGAAAAGAACCCCGCCCTGGAAGACAACCCCACATTGGTCAACGTGAGTTGCTACGGGGAGGGCTGGCTGATACGCATCAAGGCGGACGATATGGCCCATCTTGGCGCCCTTTTTGACGCCGAGGCGTACAGAGAGCAGCTCCGATAA